GCAGCAAATCAAATTGAGATAAACAACAAAGTTATTGCCAAAATTTCTCGCAGAGAAGTTGCAACTAAATTTCTTCAACCTGCTCCAACAAAAATCCTTAGAGAATTAGTTGAACAAAACCTGATTACTGAATTCCAGGCAAATTTAGCAGAAAAAATTCCCCTAGCAGATGATATTACTGTGGAGGCTGATTCTGGTGGTCATACAGATAATCGCCCGCTGGTCTGTCTCTTGCCTTCCATTCTGGAATTAAGAGATGAAATTCAGGAAAAATATTGTTATGAACGACCTGTGCGAGTCGGAGTAGCAGGAGGAATTGCAACTCCACAATCAGCATTAGCTGCCTTTATGATGGGCGCTGCCTATGTTGTGACTGGTTCTATTAATCAGTCGTGTATTGAAGCTGGCTCGTCTCAACATACCAAGCAATTATTGGCTCTAGCTGAGATGGCTGATGTGATGATGGCTCCGGCAGCAGACATGTTTGAAATGGGTGTAAAACTGCAAGTTCTCAAAAGAGGAACCCTTTTCCCCCTACGCGCACAAAAACTATATGAACTATACAAAACCTATGACTCAATTGAGCATATTCCTACTCCGGAAAGAGAGAAGTTAGAAAAACAAATTTTTAGAAGGAGCCTTGAATCTGTTTGGGAAGATACTGTGGCATATTTGTCAAACCGAAATCCTGATAAAGTCTCCAAAGCGGCTAACAATTCTAAGCTGAAGATGGCGCTAATTTTCCGTTGGTATTTAGGCTTGTCTTCCCGCTGGTCTAACTCTGGGGAAAAAGGTAGAGAAATCGATTACCAAATCTGGTGCGGACCGGCAATGGGTAGTTTTAATGATTGGGTAAGGGATTCTTATTTGGCTGAGCCAACCAATCGGAAGGTAGTTGATGTTGCCCTCCACATTATGACTGGAGCCGCATTTTTATATAGAATGCAAAGTCTGAAAATGCAAGGACTGCAAATGCCAGCTCGCTACAGCCAGTATCGTCCAGTTCCTTTTACAGAGGTGCGTCAATGAGCCAACCAATTCCCGATTCAACTGCAAAACAGACTTATACCGCAGAAGAAATTCAAACTTGGCTAGTTTCTCAAATTTCAGAGCAACTGGGAGTCGAGCCTGATGATATAGATGTGCGAAAGCCTTTAGATAGCTATGGTTTAGAGTCAGCGCAGGCAATGATCCTGGCAAGCAAAGCAGAAAAATTGCTTGGTTTTCAGCTTTCTCCCATCCTAGTGTGGCATTACCCTACCATTGAATCGCTTTCCGATCGCTTAGCCGAAGAAGCTGAAGTTTCGGAGTCAGAAATTTTTGAGATTTGAAATTGGAAGGTTTTGAATTATGAACGTATCTGAATTTTTGGCAAACCTCAATCAACAAGGTGTTGAGCTATGGGCAAATAACGACAAGCTCAGCATTCGTTCTCCAAAAGGTTCACTGACACCAGAGCAACGCACGGAACTGGCTGTGCGTAAGCTAGAGATCCTGGCATTTCTGCATGAGAATGTAGAGGCATCCACTTTACCTCTTGAGCAAGGACTAAGTCTGCAAACAATCGGTCGTTTAATTAGTGGCTTGACTGACTCAACAGCCAAGTGCAAGCCACCAGTTATTGATCCTAAAGCTATGGCTCAAAAGCTCACAGTAACATTTAGACCTTTACCGAAGGGTTACAACAATGAAGAGATTATTTCGTTTAGAGAAGAATTAGAAGCTAAGCTACGGGAATATGGAGTTAAAATTGCCACCTGGGAACAAGCTACTACAGAGTTCAAGTATGTCTTTACTGTACCTTTAAGTCAGTGGAAAAAAAACGTTGTCACTAAGGTAGTTAAAGCTGATATTGATGCAGTCATTGATGTAGATAAGCCTGTTTATTTGACAAAAAAATTGGGTATATGTGCAGCGGAAAACATATATAAACTGTACTCTAACTTTGTATTAAAAAAACAAGAAATTTCTGTTTCTAGAATTGCCAAACTCAGCAGTTGGGCAGAAGATCATGCAGCTAAACATATTGAAGATCCTACAAAAACTCAAGTAATTATGCTGACAAAATTAGATAATGATTTTGTCAATCCTCATTTGGTATACGAAAAAAAGATAAAAATTGGTTTAAACACTTTAATCAGAACCTTTTCAGAGCTTGTTATCGGAGTTTCTAGCACAAAAGTTTCTGTACTAAATATGAATCTTTCAGATTCTATTTTTTCTAAAGAAGAAATAGATAAATTTGTTTTAAATTCACTGATTCCAAAAGTTTTTGTTCCCATCATGCCGCTGCCAATGAGCAGATTTGAGATTGGCGAATACAATCCTTATCAATCTAAATATGCAGAGAACCTTGTTACTTTAGGTAAAGCACTGGCAAAAACAGGTTTATTTCCTCCTGGTTCTAAGTTGAGTGAAGTTATCAAAAGAAAATCTCATCGAGATATTGTCAATGTCATAGTAAATGGAAGAACAGGAGTTTCTTATGGCTTTGTTGCTTATGCTGAAGCTCCACAATATCTAGGAGAGCAAGAAGTCAGTGAAAATGAATGGGAAAATCTATCTTCTATTGAAGGATTTAGCAGTGATGAAGTACGTCAGAATGGAATTGGCAGACGTTATATAAAAACTAGATTTGGCTCAGAAACTATATTTAAGCAAATTCCTGATATTTGGCTTGTCAGCTCTCGTTCAGGCTCAAACAAAACAAACTTGAGTCTAGAAAACGACATTCTTAGAATTGGCTTAAAAGACAATTTGTTACTACAACTGCCGCAGGGAGTTGATCCGGAAATAGTAGATATCAAACCTTCTTATGATATCTATGTAATGCTCGCTATAACTATGGCTGCTGCTTTATATGCACCAAATTTAATTAGAAATGGCGCGCCAATCGTTCATTTCCACGGCTACCCAACATTTGAATGGTTTAAACCTAATGAATATTGTACTGGAGTTCAAAATCCTTCGGTACCTTGTGGAACCTATGAATCAGGAGTATTCAATTTTTTGGGTATTTACAACTTGGTCAAGCAATATGGTGAAAACATAAGTTTAGCCAGTTTAGTAGAACCAGATCATGGCACAAATTTTATAGCTAATGACTTGGATTATTTAGTTGAAAGACTACACTCTGGGTGCGAGCAGGGGCAAATTGAACTAGGTGGAAAGCATTTTGCGGCTCTTAAGACCAAGCTAGGCGATCGCTGTTAAATGAACAATTCCAAAAAGCCAATTCAAACATGAATTAGCTAGTGCAAACTACTTTAAGTTGTAGGGCAAGAATTTACAAGTGATGTAAATTTGAGTGATTAAATTCCATGAAACTATCTGAAAAAACGCTGCTTATTACTGGAATTAGTGGTTTTATTGGCTTACGAACTACTGAGCTAGCTTTAGCACAGGGAATGAAAGTACGCGGGTTGCAACGTTCCGCAGATAAGGCAAAAAAAGCGCAAAAACTAGGCGCTGAAGTGATCGTTGGCAATATAACTGATCCTGCTGCTGCTCAAGCAGCTTGCCAGGGAGTGGATATAGTTCTGCATACGGCTGCTGTTGCCAAAGAAGGTGGAGCAATCGAGCATTTTCGTAAGGTAAATGTCGGTGGAACTGTCAACATGGCTGTAGCTGCTAAGAATGCTGGAGTCAAAACGTTTGTTCACCTCTCCAGTGTTATGGTCTACGGCTTCAACTATCCTGATCGCGTCACGGAAGAAGGACCACTTTGTAGTGAGAATAATCCCTATTGTCAAACAAAAATAGAAGGCGAAAAAGAACTCTTAAAACTAAATGCACCACCAGATTTCGGCATTATTATCATTAGACCAGGAGATGTGTACGGACCAGGAAGTATTCCTTGGATAGTCCGACCACTTCTATTGATGCGTCAAAGATTATTTGCGTGTGCTAATGGTGGGCAGGGAGTCATGAATCATGTATATGTGGACAACCTGATCGAAGCCATCTTTCTGGCAATAGAAAAAGAAACATACGGAGACATCTTTAATATCACTGACGGCAAAGCAACTTCCTGGAAAGATTATTTTACGCACTTAGCCAAAATTGCCGGTGTACCTGCGCCTTTTTCCCTACCAACAGGTGTACTCAAATTTCTGCTTTGGCTGCGCTGTAGGGGGCAAACAGTTCTGGGTCAAACAGCTGATACTTTGCCAGAGTCGATAGATTTTGTCACTCGCCCTTATGCTTATTCCATTGCTAAAGCACAGAACCTATTGGGTTATGAACCCAAAATTGATCTGGAAGAGGGAATGCAGCGCACCCAGGAATGGTTACGAAAAACTGATTTACAAAAATTGATTGAATAAGTTTGTGAATGAACCTAATCCGCCTTCTCCTACGCACTTCCCCTGGGTACCTCGCCCTTGCAGTGTTTGCTGGTGTCCTTAGTGGAGCTAGTGCTGCTGGTTTGATTGCACTCATTAACACCACTTTGAGTCAGGATCAATCATCAACGGCTATAGTTGCTTGGAGCTTTGCCGGACTCTGCTTATTACGGCTGATTACTAATCTTACTGCTCAAGTTCTGTTGATCCGTCTTTCCCAAACCGCTATCCTCAACCTGCGGATACTGTTGAGCTGCCGAATTCTTGCCTCTCCCCTACGTCACCTAGAAGAACTCGGTGCTCATCGTCTTTTAGTCACGCTAACTGAAGATAGCCAAGTCATCTCTAACACAGTTTTCATTATTTCCTTTTTCTGCATCAACATTTCTATATTGATTGGCTGCTTGGTTTATCTATGCTTGCTCTCCTGGACAGTGTTTCTGGTAGGCATTAGCTTTATGCTCCTAGGGATATGCACCTACCATCTGCCAATGAAGAAAGCTCAGTCCTGGCTGATGTTGGCCCGTGAGCAAGAGGATAAGCTATTTAACCACTTCCGCGCCATTACTGAGGGAACTAAGGAACTTAAGCTCCATCGCCAGCGCCGCCAAGCATTCCTCTCAGAAGATCTGCACACCACTGCCCTATCCTATCGCCATCATAATGTTGTCGGTATGACGATCTTCGCAGCTGCCGCCAGTTGGGGGCAGATTTTATTCTTTATCGCTATTGGCTTGCTTCTGTTCACCCTGCCTGCACTACAGAAAATCAATGCTGCCATCCTGTCTGGCTATGCCCTGACAATCATCTACATGATGACACCTTTGGAATACATCATGAGTATGCTTCCCTCCTTAAGCCGAGCCACAGTCGCGCTGCAAAAGATTGAGTCTCTAGGTTTATCCTTATCAGACCACTTTCCTGAAACTAGCCCAAGTACCCAGGCTAACCCGGAGGTTTCCTGGAAGTGTCTGGAACTTATGGGCGTGACTCATAGTTATTATCAGGAGCGAGAAGAAAGCAGCTTCATCCTCGGTCCAATTGACCTGCAAATCCATTCCAAAGAACTGGTTTTTATCGTAGGTGGTAACGGCAGCGGTAAATCCAGCCTTGCTAAGCTGATCGCGGGGCTTTACATCCCGGAAGCTGGAGAAATTTATTTAGATGGCAAGCTGATTGACCATCAGAACCGGGAGTGGTATCGCCAGCAATTTTCAGTCGTTTTTTCCGACTTCTATCTGTTCGATCGCTTTTTGGGTATGAGTACTCTCGATCTCGACACCCAGACACGAGACTACCTTGTCCAACTACAACTCGACCACAAGGTTCAGGTCAAAGATGGCGTACTTTCTACAACTGCTCTTTCCCAAGGACAGCGCAAGCGCCTCGCTTTGCTTACAGCCTACCTAGAAGATCGTCCTTTTTACGTATTTGATGAGTGGGCATCAGATCAAGACCCTCTATTCAAGAAAATTTTTTACACTCAATTGCTGCCAGACCTAAAAAGTAGAGGCAAAACTGTGTTAGCGATCAGCCATGATGACCGATATTTTTACTTAGCAGACCGGATTATCCAGCTGGAATACGGCAAGGTGAGATCCGAGAAGTACGTCTGCGATCGCTAACTACTAACCGATTTAAAACTTAGGCATTTTAACTCATATTAAACATAACTCCAATATCTGTTTTGTTGTTTAGTAACCTAAAAAGCATATGAATTTAAACCTACAACCATTGGCAGGTAACTCTTTTGTCAACTGGCTGCAATTACTCTGGCAAAATGACGGCATTGATAGAAAATATATACTAAGAGCATTTTCTATTTCACTTGTAAGTTTTTTGGTTACTCCAATAAGAATCTTAGAAAATGCTAGATTTAGCAAGAAAATTAACACCCTAATAATTGAAGAGCCTCCTAT
This window of the Chroococcidiopsis sp. CCMEE 29 genome carries:
- a CDS encoding PfaD family polyunsaturated fatty acid/polyketide biosynthesis protein codes for the protein MISVEKLLNNNGIQLSGYLQGQNQYWQGSLDYVSFDEAGIKAKLLNLDKACYILRSEGKIGITNEGYLSPFDNGKKSQVEMLGVVPPLAINQLGDPSFLEFHGVKYAYATGAMAHGIASEELVIALGKERILSSFGAGGLSHSRIEVAINRIQQALPQGPYVFNLLHSPSEPAIERRAVDLYLKYSVRTVEASAFLDLTPNIVYYRVAGLGINAANQIEINNKVIAKISRREVATKFLQPAPTKILRELVEQNLITEFQANLAEKIPLADDITVEADSGGHTDNRPLVCLLPSILELRDEIQEKYCYERPVRVGVAGGIATPQSALAAFMMGAAYVVTGSINQSCIEAGSSQHTKQLLALAEMADVMMAPAADMFEMGVKLQVLKRGTLFPLRAQKLYELYKTYDSIEHIPTPEREKLEKQIFRRSLESVWEDTVAYLSNRNPDKVSKAANNSKLKMALIFRWYLGLSSRWSNSGEKGREIDYQIWCGPAMGSFNDWVRDSYLAEPTNRKVVDVALHIMTGAAFLYRMQSLKMQGLQMPARYSQYRPVPFTEVRQ
- a CDS encoding acyl carrier protein is translated as MSQPIPDSTAKQTYTAEEIQTWLVSQISEQLGVEPDDIDVRKPLDSYGLESAQAMILASKAEKLLGFQLSPILVWHYPTIESLSDRLAEEAEVSESEIFEI
- a CDS encoding NAD-dependent epimerase/dehydratase family protein; its protein translation is MKLSEKTLLITGISGFIGLRTTELALAQGMKVRGLQRSADKAKKAQKLGAEVIVGNITDPAAAQAACQGVDIVLHTAAVAKEGGAIEHFRKVNVGGTVNMAVAAKNAGVKTFVHLSSVMVYGFNYPDRVTEEGPLCSENNPYCQTKIEGEKELLKLNAPPDFGIIIIRPGDVYGPGSIPWIVRPLLLMRQRLFACANGGQGVMNHVYVDNLIEAIFLAIEKETYGDIFNITDGKATSWKDYFTHLAKIAGVPAPFSLPTGVLKFLLWLRCRGQTVLGQTADTLPESIDFVTRPYAYSIAKAQNLLGYEPKIDLEEGMQRTQEWLRKTDLQKLIE
- a CDS encoding cyclic peptide export ABC transporter, whose protein sequence is MNLIRLLLRTSPGYLALAVFAGVLSGASAAGLIALINTTLSQDQSSTAIVAWSFAGLCLLRLITNLTAQVLLIRLSQTAILNLRILLSCRILASPLRHLEELGAHRLLVTLTEDSQVISNTVFIISFFCINISILIGCLVYLCLLSWTVFLVGISFMLLGICTYHLPMKKAQSWLMLAREQEDKLFNHFRAITEGTKELKLHRQRRQAFLSEDLHTTALSYRHHNVVGMTIFAAAASWGQILFFIAIGLLLFTLPALQKINAAILSGYALTIIYMMTPLEYIMSMLPSLSRATVALQKIESLGLSLSDHFPETSPSTQANPEVSWKCLELMGVTHSYYQEREESSFILGPIDLQIHSKELVFIVGGNGSGKSSLAKLIAGLYIPEAGEIYLDGKLIDHQNREWYRQQFSVVFSDFYLFDRFLGMSTLDLDTQTRDYLVQLQLDHKVQVKDGVLSTTALSQGQRKRLALLTAYLEDRPFYVFDEWASDQDPLFKKIFYTQLLPDLKSRGKTVLAISHDDRYFYLADRIIQLEYGKVRSEKYVCDR